In Trichoderma asperellum chromosome 1, complete sequence, a single window of DNA contains:
- a CDS encoding uncharacterized protein (EggNog:ENOG41) yields the protein MGHLQNLIAWATAQGVVIDAIQPSKIPGRGTGILATRNIKAEEEVLKVPPGALRCLESIPSSIRERLPSHTTIQALLAADLALDKSANAVPWKAVLPKMSDFEVGMPMMWPKALKDLLPLEPRNLLLKREKTFQDDWNDFNKAFPDVPYDEYTYAWLVVNTRTFYNESPETLKYPWEDRLALIPVADLFNHADAGCKVYYSPEGYHIIADRDYEKGEELFISYSTHSNDYNLLEYGFIPDENPSDDVYIDDVIFPKLGESQKAELEKRDLLGEYPLGEATEEFHRTQAVLRLLSGTVKEFDRFLNGEEHGQVVQNRVDTYLLKVLDEFLSDVVTKRLQEVDALKVGLEEQRALLAKRWTQIEEIINRKIGSYRERQMDTLE from the exons ATGGGGCACCTGCAGAATCTCATAGCATGGGCCACTGCCCAAGGCGTGGTGATTGACGCGATACAGCCGAGCAAGATTCCCGGTCGAGGCACAGGGATTCTGGCCACGCGCAATATCAAG GCCGAAGAGGAAGTCCTGAAGGTGCCTCCTGGAGCGCTGCGTTGCCTGGAGTCAATTCCATCGAGTATACGCGAGAGGCTGCCCTCGCACACGACCATCCAGGCGCTGCTTGCGGCGGATTTGGCTCTTGATAAGAGCGCCAATGCGGTGCCGTGGAAGGCTGTGCTGCCGAAGATGAGTGATTTTGAAGTAGGCATGCCGATGATGTGGCCGAAAGCGCTGAAGGACCTTTTGCCTCTCGAGCCTAGAAACCTTCTCCTAAAGCGGGAGAAGACGTTCCAGGATGATTGGAATGATTTTAATAAGGCATTTCCGGATGTTCCGTATGATGAGTACACGTATGCATGGCTGGTTGTCAACACTCGGACGTTTTACAACGAATCACCCGAGACGTTGAAGTATCCCTGGGAAGATAGGCTGGCATTGATCCCTGTGGCCGACTTGTTTAACCATGCAGACGCTGGATGTAAGGTGTATTACTCACCAGAGGGATACCATATTATTGCGGATAGAGACTACGAGAAGGGCGAGGAGTTGTTTATTTCGTACAGTACTCACTCTAACGATTACAACTTGCTCGAGTATGGTTTCATCCCTGATGAGAATCCATCAGACGATGTCTACATTGACGATGTGATATTTCCCAAGCTGGGCGAAAGCCAAAAGGCGGAACTCGAAAAGCGAGATTTGCTTGGAGAGTATCCTTTGGGGGAAGCTACCGAGGAATTTCACCGTACGCAGGCGGTGTTGAGGTTGCTTTCAGGTACAGTCAAGGAGTTTGATCGATTTCTTAACGGTGAAGAACACGGACAAGTTGTTCAAAATCGAGTCGATACATATCTCCTGAAGGTGCTTGATGAATTTTTGAGCGACGTTGTTACAAAGCGGTTACAAGAAGTTGATGCTCTGAAAGTTGGTCTGGAAGAACAAAGAGCGCTTCTGGCTAAGCGATGGACACAGATTGAGGAGATAATAAATCGGAAGATTGGAAGTTACCGCGAGAGACAGATGGATACTTTGGAGTAG
- a CDS encoding uncharacterized protein (EggNog:ENOG41) codes for MSDFEVGMPMMWPKALKDLLPLEPRNLLLKREKTFQDDWNDFNKAFPDVPYDEYTYAWLVVNTRTFYNESPETLKYPWEDRLALIPVADLFNHADAGCKVYYSPEGYHIIADRDYEKGEELFISYSTHSNDYNLLEYGFIPDENPSDDVYIDDVIFPKLGESQKAELEKRDLLGEYPLGEATEEFHRTQAVLRLLSGTVKEFDRFLNGEEHGQVVQNRVDTYLLKVLDEFLSDVVTKRLQEVDALKVGLEEQRALLAKRWTQIEEIINRKIGSYRERQMDTLE; via the coding sequence ATGAGTGATTTTGAAGTAGGCATGCCGATGATGTGGCCGAAAGCGCTGAAGGACCTTTTGCCTCTCGAGCCTAGAAACCTTCTCCTAAAGCGGGAGAAGACGTTCCAGGATGATTGGAATGATTTTAATAAGGCATTTCCGGATGTTCCGTATGATGAGTACACGTATGCATGGCTGGTTGTCAACACTCGGACGTTTTACAACGAATCACCCGAGACGTTGAAGTATCCCTGGGAAGATAGGCTGGCATTGATCCCTGTGGCCGACTTGTTTAACCATGCAGACGCTGGATGTAAGGTGTATTACTCACCAGAGGGATACCATATTATTGCGGATAGAGACTACGAGAAGGGCGAGGAGTTGTTTATTTCGTACAGTACTCACTCTAACGATTACAACTTGCTCGAGTATGGTTTCATCCCTGATGAGAATCCATCAGACGATGTCTACATTGACGATGTGATATTTCCCAAGCTGGGCGAAAGCCAAAAGGCGGAACTCGAAAAGCGAGATTTGCTTGGAGAGTATCCTTTGGGGGAAGCTACCGAGGAATTTCACCGTACGCAGGCGGTGTTGAGGTTGCTTTCAGGTACAGTCAAGGAGTTTGATCGATTTCTTAACGGTGAAGAACACGGACAAGTTGTTCAAAATCGAGTCGATACATATCTCCTGAAGGTGCTTGATGAATTTTTGAGCGACGTTGTTACAAAGCGGTTACAAGAAGTTGATGCTCTGAAAGTTGGTCTGGAAGAACAAAGAGCGCTTCTGGCTAAGCGATGGACACAGATTGAGGAGATAATAAATCGGAAGATTGGAAGTTACCGCGAGAGACAGATGGATACTTTGGAGTAG
- a CDS encoding uncharacterized protein (BUSCO:EOG092D2F5H) codes for MASAAFESQGVRIAVEGCGHGALDAIYASVKQSAQERGWDGVDLLIIGGDFQAVRNAADLTVMSCPIKYRKIGGFHDYYAGRKQAPYLTIFIGGNHEAASHSWELYYGGWVAPNIYYLGAANVLRLGPIRIAGMSGIWRGMNYRKPHHERLPFNHLDIKSFYSVREIDVRKLLLMQTQVDVGLSHDWPRQVETHGDLDELFRRKPFLRRESMDGSLGSVAAEYVMDRLRPPYWFSAHLHVKFAAIKKYDDASNATEATQTQPDKPIDAPPPVQDNPDEIDLDMDDEDDAEKTEDTTKEAATGITENEAKGDTEGDAGQVPDDLRAQLPASFARPTEKVKRKPGQPVPPGIENKEVRFLSLDKCLPQRHFLQLCEVQPFKEEQLSLYPPQSSGPRYRLQYDAEWLAITRAFHKSQTFGDPTAQVSEDLGEEKYIPLIEAEKAWVEENIVQKGKLDVPDNFEQTAPPYVPGTPEIVHKQPDEYTNPQTAAFCELLGIENVWDASAEERQRRKAQGPVNTQLLGRGDRGGYDGRGRGRGRGGGRGGGRGGGRGRGDGRGGFYGRGRGY; via the exons ATGGCTTCAGCTGCATTCGAATCGCAGGGCGTTCGAATTGCTGTCGAGGGCTGT GGCCATGGCGCGCTCGACGCGATATATGCTTCTGTCAAGCAGTCTGCCCAGGAGCGCGGCTGGGATGGCGTTGACCTACTTATCATTGGAGGTGATTTCCAG GCTGTGCGCAATGCGGCCGACTTGACGGTCATGTCATGTCCCATCAAGTATCGCAAAATCGGTGGCTTCCACGACTACTACGCCGGGAGAAAACAAGCTCCGTATCTAACCATTTTCATTGGCGGAAACCATGAAGCTGCTTCACATTCTTGGGAGCTCTATTACGGCGGCTGGGTCGCTCCCAACATTTACTATCTTGGAGCTGCCAACGTCCTTCGGCTGGGACCTATCCGCATTGCAGGCATGTCTGGAATATGGAGGGGCATGAACTACCGCAAGCCGCATCATGAGCGGCTACCTTTCAACCATCTCGATATCAAGTCATTCTACTCTGTCAGAGAAATTGATGTCCGGAAGCTCTTGTTGATGCAGACGCAAGTTGATGTCGGCCTAAGTCACGATTGGCCGCGCCAGGTGGAGACGCATGGTGACCTCGATGAACTATTCAGGCGAAAGCCTTTTCTTAGACGCGAATCTATGGATGGCTCTCTTGGCAGCGTGGCTGCTGAGTATGTCATGGATCGTCTACGACCACCTTACTGGTTCTCTGCGCATTTACATGTCAAATTTGCAGCAATCAAGAAATACGACGATGCATCAAATGCCACTGAGGCTACTCAAACTCAACCAGATAAGCCCATTGATGCTCCACCCCCCGTCCAGGATAACCCGGATGAGATTGATTTGGAtatggacgacgaagatgatgctgagAAGACTGAGGATACTACCAAAGAAGCAGCTACGGGAATTACAGAAAACGAGGCCAAAGGGGATACCGAGGGTGATGCTGGACAAGTTCCTGATGACTTGAGAGCACAGCTACCAGCATCATTTGCTCGGCCTACAGAAAAGGTGAAGCGCAAACCAGGCCAGCCAGTCCCTCCGGGCATTGAAAACAAAGAGGTCAGGTTTTTGTCATTGGACAAGTGTCTGCCACAGCGACACTTCCTCCAGCTATGCGAGGTCCAGCCGTTCAAGGAAGAGCAGCTGTCTTTATATCCACCACAAAGCTCCGGCCCTAGATATCGACTTCAATATGATGCCGAGTGGTTAGCAATCACCCGTGCTTTCCACAAATCCCAGACCTTTGGCGATCCTACGGCCCAAGTGTCTGAAGATttaggagaagagaaatacaTTCCCCTGATTGAAGCAGAAAAGGCGTGGGTTGAAGAGAACATTGTGCAAAAGGGGAAGCTGGATGTGCCGGACAACTTTGAACAGACAGCGCCTCCATATGTTCCCGGCACACCAGAGATTGTTCACAAGCAGCCTGACGAGTATACAAACCCACAGACTGCAGCCTTCTGCGAGCTCTTGGGCATTGAGAACGTGTGGGATGCTAGCGCCGAGGAGAGGCAGCGGCGGAAGGCTCAGGGGCCGGTGAATACACAACTTCTGGGGCGCGGTGACAGAGGGGGCTACGACggaaggggaaggggaaggggTAGAGGAGGAGGTAGAGGCGGCGGTAGAGGCGGCGGTAGGGGTAGAGGAGATGGGAGAGGAGGGTTTTACGGCAGAGGGAGAGGCTATTAA